TATTCTCCTTCCACCCCGGATGCATCCGTCACCAGTACCTCCCGTCCGGGTAAGGTTGGGGACGCCCTTGACCTGTGCAGCCTGACTGCAAGTGCCGGTGCCGGTTACGTGGCCCGGAGCACGGTTTACCATATCTTTGAAGCGCAAAAAATGATCCGGGAGGCGCTGAAAACCGGTGGTTTTGGGTTGGTGGAAATATTAACCCCCTGCCCCACTTATTTCGGGCGTTATAACAAGCTGGGCAGCGCGGTGGATATGATGGAATGGTTGAAGAAAAAAACAGTGCCGCTGGACCGGTTCCGTCAAATGAATGAACGGCAGCAGCAGGAACACTTCTGGCGAGGAGTACTGGCAAAGCACGACAAGCCTGATTTTTTAAGCCGTTACCGGGATAGGGGGATAAACCAATGAAAAGATG
The sequence above is a segment of the Desulfallas thermosapovorans DSM 6562 genome. Coding sequences within it:
- a CDS encoding thiamine pyrophosphate-dependent enzyme, encoding MQPVKDINQYLAQHKLPHMWCPGCGNGLILKQLLTGLAELQIAREKAVLVSGIGCSGRAGDYVNFHRFQGTHGRAIAFATGIHLANPRLTVVCLMGDGDCGAIGLSHLIHAARRNINITAIVANNLNYGMTGGQYSPSTPDASVTSTSRPGKVGDALDLCSLTASAGAGYVARSTVYHIFEAQKMIREALKTGGFGLVEILTPCPTYFGRYNKLGSAVDMMEWLKKKTVPLDRFRQMNERQQQEHFWRGVLAKHDKPDFLSRYRDRGINQ